The nucleotide sequence GCCAATGGCGCCAGTATCCatacattgtgatagtcaaTCCACACTATCAAAAGCTTATAGCCAAGTTTATAATGGGAAATCAAGGCATATTGGTTTAAGACATAGCTATGTAAGAGACTTGATTTCTAATGGAATAATTTCCATCATGTTCGTAAGAACAGAGAAGAATCTTGCAGATCCTTTGACGAAAGGTCTGACAAAGGATATGGTGTTGAAGACATCATTGGGGATGGGACTCAAGCCCATATCTAATTGATTACCAATAGTGGAAACTCAACCCACACTTGAGTAGCATCAAGTCTTGGGTTCAATGGTGAAAGTACACTATTAGAGTAATTGTAGTACTTGACAATAGATACATCCCAAAGGTAAAAGTACTTGGaccataagaagaaaaaaggtagGATGAGGTTTTCCTCTTAATGGACATATAGCATATATTTGCTGGAATGCATACTTATGGGGCATTCCCGATATAGTCTACCTATGTGAGAATGAAGTTTGGCCGCTTCACGAAGTTCAAGGGCTTGACTCTTAAATTCTCATGAAAAGGGATATATGACACAAGGTCTTCTTAATGTGTCATCTTACAAGTCTCTTTATCAATGGTACCGAGATTCTATGTGTAAGTTATGCACACTTGTTCTAATGGATAGTTGGTTCAAAGCTTGCCTACCATACTATTTGGGAATGAGCGAAAACTTAACTTACTAAGTAATGGTTCAAATCGCGAGATACCATTATCTGAAGGCATGGAATTTCcggatttatgtgatttagtattttgaaaatggtgggggattgttggtgatttccaaaataatggaatcactttagaaccaaaagttgtaactcttcatgggaaccattcatatacattggaacattattatttattattaataatgaacTATGACAATGACATTGATTCAAGTATATATGGTTATAACCTTTGGCAAAAGGGTGCTTAATAAATCATGGCATTGATTCAAGTTAAAGAGGTGCTTTCTCTCATGTGAAGAgtcatataatgcactataaatgcTTGACATTTGGGCATTAGTTGAATATACAAAAACCACACAACTACACACAACTTGACagaattttgttacattaacaacataattcttcatcattctattattctaaatcatccatcaattctctaatgcatgagtgaattgctggaaccataaatctgtaaaatactgttaggagatacgcttggtgtggttgtgcaatacacgtcaaggaactcatagtatcctgaaggggattcgccggtcattcctattgcatccaatatacatttattggtgggggcgaatcgaacctaaaggttagtgtggcaaccccatacgctttgagttttacatgcatgatcattaaacatttcaggtttcaagtgcagcagcctCTTCCCAACAAACAAGATATATAACACTTTTAAATCGTGTGAGTGTAAAGATACCTCCTTCAATAGTTAGTttagcaaaattgacttttcttttcaaatttatattgGCTAGAGCTGTCTATACATTAATAGCATTATAATCCAATTCTTATCGTTTACAGTAGCTAAGCTGAAAAAATATCTAacctgaaaaaaaataaaaaaaatctttcgtGTAGCGCATTTCAGCTGAATGTCCAACTGATGCATTGGAAACTAACATGTGCAATGAGACCTTTAATCTTCTTGAACACTTGTTTCTGGCGAATCACTGGGTTTGAGAGCATCAAGGCTGAGAGAAATTTCACCCCAGTAAGAACCCATTAATGAAAAAAGCATACGAAGAATGGTaaacaaaaacaagattaaaataTAAGTATGAAAAAGCTGGAGTACATGGCCAACCTGCATTTCTGAGGAACCCTCCAGGATATAATTGACAATCTCTTTAAACTTGGAGGCAAGGTCAAATAATATCTCCAATCTTGAAGCATAATTTTAAGATCGTGAAGCTTATTATCCATACCATAACAACAATTTGCATGCATTGTACAAACTTGATTCAAATCTCTACTTGGTTCACAAAGCCCACCAAAATAAGCTGTATCCAGGAATTTCATCTTCAGTCCAATATCAAAAATGTAAGGGTCAACCTTGATAAAGTTGAGGACATCCTGATCGTGGTATCCGGGATAGGTGTCTTGTGAGGAGTACCAAAATTTGTAAAACTCTATTGACCTATTATTGGACCTGACAAAGTTGAACCCTCCATTGGGTCTGTTATGTACATCGTCAAAGAAACCTGTGAAATGATCACACGCTATCTGGAAATCTGCATCGTCGTAAAACCGTGGAAATGGGTCCCTAAACCACATGATATCGGCATCCTAGAAGAGAAATACAGACAGGTTTCTAATTAAGACACTTTAGGAATGTACCTAGCTTTTTATATAGATTTTTTAAGATACCTTAGGAATGTACCAAGCTTTTTATATAGATTTTTTCAGttatttgaaaaatgtttttatctaaaaaagaaaataagcaCCCAAGATACattgatataaaaaaacataGCTGTAAATTTAACTGCAATGGAACTATTTACTGTTATCCTACCACTTGTGATTAGATTTAGAAAAATCTAGAGGATATTTGAAaacttcatattttttgaaaatgttcCCAAGGTTCACAAAACAAGGCACTACACACAAAAGGTCagtgattgaaaattgaaatacatACCGTGAACACAAAATTGTATCCCAACTCAAGAACTGAACGCAGGAAATCAATCCTTCTCCACATCATCTTCAAATAGAGAGGAGTCATAAAGAATGCCTCTTCATGAAAATCATTACCTTCACTAACAAGCAAAAAGCAATAGGTGTGTATAGCCTGACAGCGTACAAATGCCTTC is from Medicago truncatula cultivar Jemalong A17 chromosome 1, MtrunA17r5.0-ANR, whole genome shotgun sequence and encodes:
- the LOC25480674 gene encoding uncharacterized protein At4g15970, with the translated sequence MPLSHPPPRTLPSHRRRSSSSSHLHTATNSANSMSPPESPSLHPHHILIVALFFAAVSLSTLLLFRDADYSYFASSYSFRFPTVFPSASNDSATTRNEYPLEKILNEAAMEDRTVILTTLNEAWAAPNSVIDLFLDSFRIGVRTRRLLNHLVIIALDQKAFVRCQAIHTYCFLLVSEGNDFHEEAFFMTPLYLKMMWRRIDFLRSVLELGYNFVFTDADIMWFRDPFPRFYDDADFQIACDHFTGFFDDVHNRPNGGFNFVRSNNRSIEFYKFWYSSQDTYPGYHDQDVLNFIKVDPYIFDIGLKMKFLDTAYFGGLCEPSRDLNQVCTMHANCCYGMDNKLHDLKIMLQDWRYYLTLPPSLKRLSIISWRVPQKCSLDALKPSDSPETSVQED